Below is a window of Cytobacillus firmus DNA.
TTTTAATTCGTCTTCAGTAGACCATTGCTTCAGCCATGTTTGATAAGGGTATCTTCCCTGTTTGACAAGCTGAAGAACTGTGAGCCCTTCCGGAGCTGAAGGAGATTGAGGCAGAATCGCCATCTTTCTGGCTACATCTTTCGTGGAAAGTTTGGCTACAGCCTCACCTTCCAATAATACAGCACCAGATTTCGGCTTTAGCAGCCTGGCAATAGACCTTAGCAATGTCGATTTCCCGCAGCCATTTCCACCAATAAATACAGTGATTTCCCCTTTAGGTATTTCCAGGTCCAGTTCATTAATAATAATGGTGTCTCCATATGACAAGGTTAAGTCTTTTGTAGCGATTGCTTGCCCTGCTGTCATCTCTGCCCTCTCCTTTTCCTAATATTTATATCTATAGGCTCTCCAGTTGCCTGTATCATACGAGTTTCAAGCTTTTCCAGCTTATGCGTTTCTTGTCTTGAAAAGCAGGTAAATAAAGTAAGGTGCGCCGATGCTGGCAGTAAACACCCCCGCCGGAATTTCAAGCGGCGAGAACAAAGTCCTGCCTATCAGATCGGCTGCCATGACCAGGATGCCGCCAATCAGAGCAGAAGCCGGAAGCAAAGCACCAAAAGCAGAGCCTACCATCCTTCGTGCCATATGAGGAGCCATTAAGCCGACAAAGCCTATCCCTCCGCCGAATGCGACAGCGCCGCCAATTAATGCCGTGCTGACCATCAGCAGCAGAAAACGGTATTTCTGTACAGTGCTGCCTACACCCATGGCAATATCATCGCCAAGTTCCTGGATATTAACATTGCGCGCCAGAATAAACGCAAGTACTAGAAACACGAGTGTCCACGGGACTAAAATTGCTACATTATCCCAATTCGAACCGTAAACTGTCCCGGTTATCCAGATATTCGCCTGGCTGGCCTGATAAATTGGCCCAAAGACCATCATCAAGGTGGTGAGTGCCTTCATTAAGCTTGCAAGCCCAATCCCAATTAAAACAAGGCGTATTGGCGACACTCCATCCTTGTAGGCTAGAAAATAAACAAGGAAAGCCAAAATAGCAGCACCCGCAAAAGCTGCAAGAGGCATCCAATTAATACTTACAGTTAATGCATTATTTTTATCACTAAAGAAAGCAAGAAAACCTACAACTGCTACAGATGCTCCCCCTGTAATCCCGATAATATCAGGAGATGCAAGCGGATTTCTTATAATACCCTGCAGGATTCCCCCCGCAGCAGCAAGCGCCATTCCCACCATTAAGGCAACGATGATTCTTGGAAGTCTGAATGACTGAATGATCAGTCTATCCATATCCGAGCCCCCGCCAAAGAATACCTGTACTACCTTTAGCGGGCTGATCTTCATTTCACCTGTACCGGTGCTGATCACGAAGACTCCAGCAGCCGCTGCTGCCAATAATAAAAATGTGATAAGTGCTTTCCGGTTTACTAAAAAAGATATCTTATCGCCAAAAAGGCGCAGGTTATAATATTTTTTCATTATTTATTGAACCCCCTTCTGGCAATATACACAAAGAAAGGAGTTCCAATGACGGCGGTCATGACGCCGACAGGTACTTCCTGCGGCATGATGATGTACCTGGATGCTATGTCTGCAATCAGAAGGAGCATTCCGCCGAGAAGACCCGCATAAGGAATAACCCAGCGGTGATCAATGCCAACGACAGCCCGGGTCAAATGTGGAATGACAATTCCGAGGAAACCAATGGGACCTGCGACAGCTACCGCTCCTCCTGACAGAAGAACGATAACAATGCCTGCACCCAATTTAAGCAATCCTGTTTTCAGGCCAAGCCCTTTTGCAACGTCCTCACCCATTGACAGGACATTCAATTTTCCAGCAATGATGAGTGAAAAGATCCAGCCGGCCAGTAAATATGGGAATACAGCTGCGAGGGTCTCAAGCTTCCTTCCGGATACAGACCCCGCCAGCCAAAACAGCACCTGCTCAAGGGCAGTCTCATTAATGACGAGAAAGCCTTGTGTCATCGAAGCAAACATGGCACTCATCGCCGCACCGGCAAGGGTTAATTTCATAGGCGTCAGCCCTTCCCTGCCGATGGAGCCGATAATATATACAAATATAAATGAAACAGCTGCTCCCAGAAATGATACCCATGTAAAGACCTGCAGATTACTGATGGAAAATAGCGTTACTGTAATGACAACTGCAAATCCGGCACCTGCGTTAATCCCGAAGATCTCAGGAGCAGCGAGAGGATTCTTTGTTAATGACTGGAGCAGGACACCCGCAATCGCTAAGCTTGCCCCTACCGCCGCTGCAATCAGAGCTCTCGGCAGACGGACAGATTGAATGATTATATGTTCATTCGTTCCATCGAAGTTTGTAAATGCATCAATTGCCATCTTCCAGGTTGTGTCGGTATATCCGTATACAATACTGAAAGACATTAATACTAATAATAGGAGAGCAGCTGCAATTAGCCCAGCCCATCTCAGAGAATTTGTTTTTAATAGCATAGCGAGACCCTTCTTGCGTCTATTTAATAATGTTTAGTTATATTTTCAGTCTATTGTACAGAGGAATAGCTGTCAATGAGTTTGAAAATCATTTTCATTGGTCATTTAAAAAATTAAATGAAAATGATTTTCATTTACCTATTGACAACGTAAAGCGTTCACATTAGTATAAAAGTATCAAATGAAAATGATTATCATTAACAACACAAAATGGAGGAGTACATAATGAAATTCAAGTCTTTACTTGCCATTCTTTCAGTTTTCACAATCTTGTTCCTGGCAGCCTGCGGGAATAGCAGCGAACAGGATGAGAAAGCCGAT
It encodes the following:
- a CDS encoding FecCD family ABC transporter permease, with the protein product MKKYYNLRLFGDKISFLVNRKALITFLLLAAAAAGVFVISTGTGEMKISPLKVVQVFFGGGSDMDRLIIQSFRLPRIIVALMVGMALAAAGGILQGIIRNPLASPDIIGITGGASVAVVGFLAFFSDKNNALTVSINWMPLAAFAGAAILAFLVYFLAYKDGVSPIRLVLIGIGLASLMKALTTLMMVFGPIYQASQANIWITGTVYGSNWDNVAILVPWTLVFLVLAFILARNVNIQELGDDIAMGVGSTVQKYRFLLLMVSTALIGGAVAFGGGIGFVGLMAPHMARRMVGSAFGALLPASALIGGILVMAADLIGRTLFSPLEIPAGVFTASIGAPYFIYLLFKTRNA
- a CDS encoding FecCD family ABC transporter permease, translated to MLLKTNSLRWAGLIAAALLLLVLMSFSIVYGYTDTTWKMAIDAFTNFDGTNEHIIIQSVRLPRALIAAAVGASLAIAGVLLQSLTKNPLAAPEIFGINAGAGFAVVITVTLFSISNLQVFTWVSFLGAAVSFIFVYIIGSIGREGLTPMKLTLAGAAMSAMFASMTQGFLVINETALEQVLFWLAGSVSGRKLETLAAVFPYLLAGWIFSLIIAGKLNVLSMGEDVAKGLGLKTGLLKLGAGIVIVLLSGGAVAVAGPIGFLGIVIPHLTRAVVGIDHRWVIPYAGLLGGMLLLIADIASRYIIMPQEVPVGVMTAVIGTPFFVYIARRGFNK